Proteins encoded in a region of the Chryseobacterium piperi genome:
- a CDS encoding M23 family metallopeptidase: protein MKICCKFLSIICFIAGIIVQAQNNYPQNYFRNPLNIPIQLTANFGAVRSNHFHMGLDMRTNSRENLPVVAAADGYVSRIKTERYGFGNAVYITHPNGYTTVYAHLNKYFDKLDENVKAQQYKDKKWEQDITFSPKQFPVTKGQLIALSGNTGGSAGPHLHFEIRDTKTEECINPLLFGFNIPDNVAPVISGLYWYDRRFSTYEPGANTIAVKKLGNVYTTNIVQVSSPSISFAIKAFDKANQGFNLGIYNAELFLDDQLIYSFSIDKVSYDDTRYLNGCIDYTKFARDKMSIQHLSSLPGMKLQGYSLPNETGIITLQDEAVHTIKIVLKDVKGNTSHLTTKIQLSKKGHPFSPAEGKTAKANEAKTFRTQNAELILSKNALYDAVPFDMYEKSDGGGSVVSNAIILHNPYIPVHDYYTIRIKPNRKLNNDEKDKVVMQLFYGSDTDVVKGKWNGEWVEGEFKRLGTVTLLLDNTLPLVSPSGWKDGAIVNGGSLRLKGTTQTGDIVSLVAELDGQWLRFARVKNDFVYVFDEKCPKGSGGHTLKVTTTNTAGNTNVQTFTFQR from the coding sequence ATGAAAATCTGTTGTAAATTCTTATCTATTATTTGTTTCATAGCTGGCATCATAGTACAGGCTCAGAATAATTATCCACAAAATTATTTTCGAAACCCACTCAATATTCCTATCCAATTGACTGCTAACTTTGGTGCGGTTCGCTCAAATCATTTTCATATGGGATTGGATATGCGGACTAATAGTAGGGAAAACCTTCCTGTAGTAGCAGCGGCGGATGGCTATGTAAGTCGGATTAAAACAGAGCGTTACGGTTTTGGAAATGCAGTATACATCACGCATCCTAACGGATATACGACGGTGTATGCTCACCTAAATAAGTATTTTGATAAGTTGGACGAAAATGTAAAAGCACAGCAATACAAAGATAAAAAATGGGAACAGGATATTACTTTCTCTCCTAAACAATTCCCGGTAACAAAAGGGCAGCTTATTGCTTTAAGTGGTAATACGGGAGGTTCTGCCGGTCCGCACTTGCATTTCGAAATAAGAGATACGAAAACGGAAGAGTGCATCAATCCTTTACTTTTCGGGTTTAATATTCCGGATAATGTAGCTCCTGTTATCAGTGGATTGTATTGGTATGACAGGCGCTTCAGTACTTATGAACCCGGGGCTAATACAATTGCTGTGAAGAAGTTGGGAAATGTTTATACTACCAATATTGTACAGGTTAGCTCACCGTCAATCAGCTTTGCTATAAAAGCATTCGATAAAGCTAATCAGGGATTTAACCTCGGGATTTATAATGCAGAATTGTTCCTGGATGACCAGTTGATTTATAGTTTTAGTATTGATAAAGTCAGCTATGATGATACCCGCTATCTTAATGGCTGCATTGATTATACAAAATTTGCAAGAGATAAAATGAGTATTCAGCATTTATCTTCTTTACCTGGAATGAAGCTGCAAGGGTATAGCTTACCTAATGAAACCGGAATTATTACCTTGCAGGATGAGGCGGTTCATACCATTAAAATCGTACTGAAAGATGTAAAAGGAAATACGAGCCATCTTACCACAAAAATTCAGCTAAGTAAAAAAGGACACCCATTCTCTCCTGCTGAAGGAAAGACTGCAAAGGCCAATGAAGCAAAAACGTTTAGGACACAAAATGCGGAACTGATACTTAGTAAAAATGCGTTATATGATGCAGTACCTTTCGATATGTATGAAAAATCCGATGGCGGAGGCAGTGTAGTTTCAAATGCTATTATTCTCCACAACCCCTATATTCCGGTTCATGATTATTATACGATAAGAATAAAACCTAACCGAAAGCTGAACAATGATGAGAAAGATAAAGTGGTTATGCAGCTTTTTTATGGGAGCGATACGGATGTGGTCAAAGGAAAATGGAACGGGGAGTGGGTTGAAGGAGAGTTTAAGAGGTTAGGAACTGTAACATTATTGCTGGATAATACTTTACCTCTTGTATCGCCTTCAGGCTGGAAAGATGGAGCAATTGTTAATGGTGGTTCTCTAAGGCTTAAAGGAACTACACAAACAGGCGATATTGTATCATTGGTTGCTGAGCTGGATGGACAATGGCTGCGTTTTGCCCGGGTAAAAAATGATTTTGTTTATGTTTTTGATGAAAAATGTCCCAAGGGTTCAGGTGGCCATACTTTAAAAGTTACGACAACCAACACTGCGGGAAACACAAACGTTCAAACTTTTACATTTCAGAGATAG
- a CDS encoding DoxX family protein — MSLLLPKFKSLLFAPPKTDLLVIVRIIVGCWIAWYGKDVFISEWFEKARVGFGETGLGFSNPELMLYLAKGSELIFGIFLVLGLLTRLSSAILLVVLSVAVTLGQNWKIFPYDQGEITFFYWLFFVVFLIVGGGRFSLDALLFHKTKA; from the coding sequence ATGAGTCTACTACTTCCAAAATTTAAAAGCCTGCTATTTGCACCCCCTAAAACTGATCTATTGGTTATTGTCCGAATTATTGTTGGCTGTTGGATTGCCTGGTATGGGAAAGATGTTTTTATTTCAGAATGGTTTGAAAAAGCGAGGGTAGGTTTTGGAGAGACCGGCTTAGGATTTTCTAACCCAGAGTTGATGCTATACTTAGCAAAGGGCTCAGAATTGATTTTCGGAATCTTTTTAGTATTGGGATTATTGACCAGATTATCATCAGCGATTCTTCTTGTTGTTTTATCGGTTGCTGTAACTCTTGGGCAGAACTGGAAAATATTTCCTTATGACCAGGGGGAAATTACCTTTTTTTATTGGCTGTTTTTTGTGGTCTTTCTGATTGTAGGTGGTGGACGATTTAGCTTAGATGCCTTATTATTTCATAAGACTAAAGCTTAA
- a CDS encoding phenylacetate--CoA ligase family protein, which translates to MEFYPSIEKSDVQEIKVFQEKKLRELLVYLEEHSPFYQKLFKENSINIRDIQSLEDLQKIPTTSKNDLQQHNHDFFCIPNNEIVDYSTTSGTLGDPVTFGLSDKDLERLAYNEAISFACAGIQKGDVVQMITTIDKRFMAGLAYFLGLRKMGASVVRMGPGIPELQWDSIFRYQPKYLITVPSFLLKMIDYAEKRGLDYKNSSVYGAVCIGESIKNQDFTDNILSQKIKEKWDIKLFSTYASTEMSTAFTECEFQIGGHHHPELIITEILDDQENPVKEGESGELTITTLGVEAIPLLRFKTGDIVKAHYEPCQCGRRTMRLGPVIGRKQQMIKYKGTTLYPPAMNDILNDFNNLLCYQIVILSNEIGLDEIIIKVSAEGECENLVNEVRDHFRAKLRVSPKIEIVEFDVLSKIVYHPNSRKPITFIDLR; encoded by the coding sequence TTGGAATTTTATCCATCAATCGAAAAATCAGATGTTCAGGAAATTAAAGTATTTCAGGAAAAGAAGCTTCGGGAACTTTTAGTTTATCTTGAAGAACATTCACCGTTTTATCAAAAGCTGTTTAAGGAAAATAGCATCAATATCCGTGATATTCAGTCTCTAGAAGATTTACAGAAGATTCCGACAACATCAAAAAATGATTTGCAGCAGCATAATCATGATTTTTTCTGTATCCCCAACAATGAGATTGTAGATTACAGTACTACATCGGGAACATTAGGAGATCCTGTAACGTTCGGTTTGTCAGATAAAGATCTTGAAAGACTCGCTTATAACGAAGCGATCTCTTTTGCGTGTGCCGGAATACAGAAAGGGGATGTGGTACAGATGATTACGACTATTGATAAACGGTTTATGGCAGGCTTGGCTTACTTCTTAGGTTTAAGAAAGATGGGGGCAAGCGTCGTAAGAATGGGACCTGGAATTCCGGAATTACAATGGGATTCTATTTTTAGATATCAGCCCAAATACCTGATTACAGTTCCTTCCTTTTTGCTAAAAATGATTGATTATGCCGAAAAACGAGGGCTGGACTATAAAAACTCTAGTGTATATGGTGCTGTTTGTATTGGTGAAAGCATCAAGAATCAGGATTTTACCGATAATATTCTTTCTCAGAAAATAAAAGAAAAATGGGATATTAAGCTCTTCTCTACTTATGCTTCTACAGAAATGAGCACTGCTTTTACAGAATGTGAATTTCAAATCGGAGGCCACCATCATCCGGAACTTATTATCACTGAAATTCTTGATGACCAAGAAAACCCCGTGAAAGAAGGAGAAAGTGGAGAGTTAACGATTACAACTTTAGGAGTTGAGGCCATTCCTTTACTCAGGTTTAAAACGGGAGACATTGTAAAAGCTCATTATGAACCTTGTCAATGTGGAAGAAGAACGATGAGGCTGGGTCCGGTTATCGGAAGAAAGCAACAGATGATTAAATATAAAGGGACGACTTTGTATCCACCTGCAATGAATGATATTTTAAATGATTTTAACAATCTCCTTTGTTATCAAATTGTTATCCTGTCCAATGAAATCGGGTTGGATGAAATCATCATTAAGGTTAGTGCAGAGGGAGAATGTGAAAATTTAGTGAACGAAGTAAGGGATCATTTCCGTGCAAAATTGAGAGTGAGTCCTAAAATTGAAATTGTAGAATTTGATGTTCTGTCTAAAATTGTCTATCATCCCAACAGCAGAAAGCCTATAACATTTATTGATCTCAGATAA
- a CDS encoding NAD(P)/FAD-dependent oxidoreductase, producing MGKEFVDVLVIGAGPSGCVSSSYLKKNNINVKVVEKTKFPRLVVGESLIPRVMDHFEEAGLFPALDKMGFEKKLGARFLRGDEVCLFDFSNKFGEGWDWTWQVPRADFDYTLAHEVINKGIDLEFETEVTDIIFNGTDSITTVKNKDGEIKEIHSKFVIDSSGYGRVLPRLLDLEKPSKLSPHSAIFSHVQDINREEGTEGTLISFDIIETEVWLWVIPFSNGNTSVGIVGPTDYIEKLTENGDTAEALRKAISLSDYYTNRFGNVDFLFEPRKLIDYSCSVKKLYGDGFALTGNASEFLDPVFSSGMAFATESGMLAAKLAIRQLNGEIIDWQKEYSDYILYGVSVFTTYVKEWYTGNLQELFFHRPENEDVKRKICAVLAGYVWDKENPFVKKHDTVIKNLANLIKMETKP from the coding sequence ATGGGTAAAGAGTTTGTTGACGTTCTTGTAATAGGCGCCGGACCTTCAGGCTGCGTATCTTCCTCATACTTAAAGAAGAACAATATCAACGTAAAAGTTGTTGAGAAAACAAAATTCCCCAGATTGGTTGTTGGTGAAAGTTTAATTCCAAGAGTAATGGATCATTTTGAAGAGGCAGGGCTTTTTCCCGCACTGGACAAAATGGGTTTCGAAAAAAAGCTTGGAGCACGCTTTTTAAGAGGGGATGAAGTTTGCCTTTTTGATTTTAGCAATAAGTTCGGAGAAGGATGGGATTGGACCTGGCAGGTTCCGAGAGCTGACTTTGATTATACTCTTGCCCATGAGGTCATCAACAAAGGTATTGACCTTGAATTTGAAACAGAAGTAACCGACATTATATTTAATGGTACAGACTCTATCACTACGGTAAAAAACAAAGACGGAGAAATTAAAGAAATCCACTCAAAATTCGTGATTGACTCTAGTGGTTACGGAAGAGTTTTGCCCCGTCTTCTTGACCTTGAAAAACCATCAAAACTATCTCCCCATTCTGCTATCTTCTCTCATGTCCAGGATATTAACAGAGAAGAAGGAACAGAAGGCACTTTAATTTCTTTCGACATTATCGAAACAGAAGTATGGTTATGGGTAATTCCTTTTTCCAACGGAAATACAAGTGTAGGAATTGTGGGACCAACAGATTATATTGAGAAACTGACTGAAAACGGAGACACAGCAGAAGCACTAAGAAAGGCAATTTCACTTTCTGATTATTATACCAATCGTTTTGGGAATGTTGATTTTCTTTTTGAACCCAGAAAACTGATAGATTACTCCTGCTCTGTAAAAAAATTATACGGCGACGGATTTGCACTAACGGGAAATGCATCTGAGTTTTTAGACCCCGTATTCTCATCAGGGATGGCATTTGCAACAGAATCGGGAATGCTTGCTGCAAAATTGGCTATCAGACAATTAAACGGTGAAATCATAGACTGGCAAAAAGAATATTCGGATTATATATTGTATGGGGTAAGTGTTTTTACCACCTATGTTAAAGAATGGTATACTGGCAATCTACAGGAATTGTTTTTTCACAGACCAGAAAACGAAGATGTTAAAAGAAAAATCTGCGCTGTGCTCGCCGGATATGTTTGGGATAAAGAAAATCCTTTTGTAAAAAAACACGATACAGTCATTAAAAACCTTGCTAATCTTATTAAAATGGAAACAAAACCATAA
- a CDS encoding HAL/PAL/TAL family ammonia-lyase, translating to MKINNFLELKDFQNIIIRNEEIELDETLLTRVEASFQFLKEFSRNKVIYGVNTGFGPMAQFKISDEDKHQLQYNLIRSHSSGIGNPLPAEEVKASMLARLNTLSLGNSGVHNSVIYLLKELINRNIIPLIFEHGGVGASGDLVQLAHLALVLIGEGEAFYKGERRNTKDVFAAENLEPIKVEIREGLALMNGTSVMSGIGAVNAYKANQLTEISIQLSCAINEIVQAYDDHLSEALNGTKRHYGQQKVAEKMRARLSDSKLIRKREDHLYTHFEEQEKVFKEKVQEYYSLRCVPQILGPVLDTLEYTEKVLENEINSANDNPIINVEDQHVYHGGNFHGDYISLEMDKLKLVVTKLTMLAERQLNYLLNSKINEILPPFVNLGKLGFNFGMQGVQFTATSTTAESQMLSNSMYVHSIPNNNDNQDVVSMGTNAAVICRKVIENAFEVLTIEAITIVQAIEYLGFQDKISSSTRTLYDEVRKIIPAFSDDMVMYPYLEEVKKYLKTM from the coding sequence ATGAAAATAAATAACTTTTTAGAGCTGAAGGATTTTCAGAACATAATTATCAGGAATGAAGAAATAGAGCTGGATGAAACACTTTTAACCAGAGTAGAAGCAAGTTTTCAGTTTTTAAAAGAATTCTCAAGGAATAAAGTAATATATGGAGTCAATACGGGATTTGGACCGATGGCTCAATTTAAAATCAGTGATGAAGATAAGCATCAACTTCAATATAATCTAATAAGAAGCCACTCTTCGGGAATTGGAAATCCATTACCGGCAGAAGAAGTTAAGGCATCTATGCTGGCGAGGCTTAATACTTTGTCATTAGGAAATTCAGGAGTGCATAATTCTGTGATTTACTTACTTAAAGAGTTGATAAACAGAAATATTATACCGTTAATCTTTGAACACGGTGGAGTAGGCGCAAGCGGTGATTTAGTACAGCTGGCACATTTGGCTTTGGTCTTGATTGGTGAAGGGGAAGCGTTTTATAAGGGAGAAAGAAGAAATACCAAAGACGTTTTTGCTGCAGAAAATTTAGAACCCATAAAGGTTGAAATTCGTGAAGGTTTGGCATTAATGAACGGGACATCCGTTATGTCCGGTATTGGAGCGGTAAACGCTTATAAAGCGAATCAGCTTACTGAAATCTCCATACAACTTTCCTGTGCAATTAATGAGATTGTTCAGGCATATGATGACCACTTGTCAGAAGCATTGAACGGTACGAAAAGACATTATGGACAGCAGAAGGTTGCTGAGAAAATGCGGGCACGTCTATCTGATAGTAAACTGATCAGAAAAAGAGAGGATCATCTGTATACCCATTTTGAAGAACAAGAAAAAGTATTTAAAGAAAAGGTTCAGGAGTATTACTCTTTACGATGTGTTCCTCAGATTCTGGGACCGGTTTTAGATACTTTGGAATATACTGAAAAGGTTCTTGAAAATGAGATTAATTCTGCCAATGATAATCCGATCATTAATGTTGAAGATCAGCATGTCTACCATGGCGGAAACTTTCATGGAGATTACATCTCATTAGAAATGGATAAGCTGAAACTGGTAGTTACAAAACTGACTATGCTTGCAGAAAGACAACTGAACTATCTTTTAAACTCAAAAATTAATGAAATTCTACCTCCTTTCGTAAATTTAGGTAAATTAGGATTTAATTTTGGAATGCAGGGAGTACAGTTTACGGCTACTTCTACTACTGCTGAAAGCCAAATGTTATCCAACTCTATGTATGTGCATAGTATTCCTAATAACAATGATAACCAGGATGTCGTAAGTATGGGAACCAACGCTGCCGTAATTTGCAGAAAGGTTATTGAAAATGCTTTTGAAGTACTGACGATTGAAGCAATTACTATTGTTCAGGCTATTGAATATCTTGGTTTTCAGGATAAAATTTCTTCATCTACAAGGACGTTGTATGATGAGGTAAGAAAAATCATACCTGCTTTTTCTGATGATATGGTAATGTATCCTTATCTGGAAGAAGTAAAAAAATATTTGAAGACGATGTAA
- the fabG gene encoding 3-oxoacyl-ACP reductase FabG translates to MKCAIVTGGSRGIGRAICIKLAEDKNYHILINYTSNELAAKETLAKVEELGATGEILKFDVGNAEETLSILEKWQEENPDALVEVIVNNAGITRDGLFMWMKSEDWNSVINTSLNGFFNVTNFFIQKLLRNKYGRIINMVSVSGVKGTAGQTNYSAAKGALVGATKALAQEVAKRNITVNAVAPGFIRTDMTQDFNEDELKAMIPANRFGEADEVADLVAFLASRKASYITGEVININGGIYS, encoded by the coding sequence ATGAAATGTGCAATTGTAACAGGAGGTTCTAGAGGTATTGGAAGGGCCATCTGTATAAAACTGGCGGAAGACAAAAACTACCATATATTGATCAATTATACTTCAAATGAGTTGGCAGCAAAGGAAACACTGGCCAAAGTTGAAGAACTTGGTGCTACAGGAGAAATCCTTAAGTTTGATGTAGGAAACGCTGAAGAAACTTTGAGCATATTAGAAAAGTGGCAGGAAGAAAATCCAGATGCACTTGTTGAAGTTATTGTCAATAATGCGGGGATTACAAGAGATGGATTATTTATGTGGATGAAAAGTGAAGACTGGAACAGTGTGATCAATACAAGCTTAAATGGTTTTTTCAATGTAACGAACTTTTTTATTCAGAAGTTGTTGCGTAATAAATACGGTAGAATTATCAATATGGTTTCAGTTTCCGGAGTAAAAGGAACTGCCGGACAAACCAATTATTCGGCCGCAAAAGGAGCTTTGGTAGGAGCTACAAAAGCACTTGCCCAGGAAGTTGCCAAGAGAAATATTACAGTAAATGCTGTAGCACCTGGATTTATTAGAACAGATATGACTCAGGATTTTAATGAAGACGAATTGAAGGCAATGATTCCTGCGAACAGATTTGGCGAAGCGGATGAAGTAGCGGACCTGGTTGCATTTTTAGCCTCCCGTAAAGCTTCTTATATTACAGGAGAAGTGATTAATATTAATGGTGGAATTTATTCATAA
- a CDS encoding beta-ketoacyl-[acyl-carrier-protein] synthase family protein — MENRVVITGMGIYSCIGTSLEEVKESLYQGKSGIVLEQERKDFGYRSGLTGRVPKPELKGLLSRRQRVSMGEESEYAYLATVDALKQARIEDDFLDQHEVGILYGNDSVSQAVVDAIDIAREKKDTTLMGSGAIFKSMNSTVTMNLSTIFKLRGINLTISAACASGSHSLGLAYLMIKNGLQDIIVCGGAQETNKYSMASFDGLGVFSIREDKPEKASRPFDTARDGLIPSGGAATLIVESLESAQRRGVPILGEIIGYGFSSNGGHISTPNVDGPALAMDRALKQSGLKAEDIDYINAHATSTPIGDANEAKAIYEIFGAEVPVSSTKSMTGHECWMAGASEVIYSMLMMQNDFVAPNINLENPDDEAKRINLIAETKNQKIDVFLSNSFGFGGTNSALIVKKFD, encoded by the coding sequence ATGGAAAATAGGGTTGTGATTACCGGGATGGGAATTTATTCTTGCATCGGAACTTCTTTAGAAGAGGTGAAAGAGTCCCTATATCAAGGAAAATCCGGGATTGTTTTAGAACAGGAAAGAAAAGATTTTGGATATAGATCGGGGTTAACGGGACGTGTTCCGAAACCTGAGCTGAAAGGGCTTCTTAGCAGGAGGCAGCGGGTAAGCATGGGTGAAGAGAGCGAGTATGCGTATCTGGCTACAGTAGATGCATTAAAACAAGCCCGGATCGAAGATGATTTCCTTGATCAGCATGAAGTGGGTATATTATATGGGAATGACAGTGTTTCACAAGCCGTTGTTGACGCGATTGACATTGCAAGAGAAAAGAAAGATACTACTTTAATGGGGTCCGGAGCGATTTTTAAATCGATGAATTCCACGGTGACTATGAACCTTTCAACGATCTTTAAGCTGAGAGGAATTAACCTTACCATTAGTGCAGCCTGTGCGAGTGGATCTCATTCTTTGGGATTGGCTTATCTTATGATTAAGAATGGGTTACAAGATATAATTGTTTGCGGAGGAGCGCAGGAAACGAATAAATACTCAATGGCAAGCTTTGATGGGCTAGGCGTTTTTTCCATAAGAGAAGATAAGCCGGAGAAAGCATCAAGACCATTCGATACAGCAAGAGACGGGCTTATTCCCAGTGGAGGAGCCGCGACTTTAATAGTGGAAAGTCTGGAATCTGCACAAAGAAGAGGAGTGCCTATTTTAGGTGAAATTATTGGATATGGTTTTTCTTCAAACGGTGGGCATATCTCTACACCTAATGTTGATGGTCCTGCTTTAGCAATGGACAGAGCTTTAAAACAATCCGGATTAAAAGCAGAAGATATCGATTATATTAATGCTCATGCAACCTCTACTCCGATTGGTGATGCCAACGAGGCAAAAGCCATTTACGAAATTTTTGGAGCGGAAGTTCCTGTAAGTTCTACCAAATCTATGACGGGGCATGAATGCTGGATGGCGGGAGCTAGTGAGGTGATCTATTCTATGCTGATGATGCAAAATGATTTTGTAGCACCGAATATTAATCTTGAAAATCCCGATGATGAGGCAAAAAGGATAAATTTAATCGCTGAAACAAAAAATCAAAAAATTGACGTATTTTTGTCGAATTCTTTCGGATTTGGGGGAACCAATTCCGCACTAATTGTTAAAAAATTTGATTAA
- a CDS encoding acyl carrier protein, whose translation MEREKIVAIVNDFLINEFEVDGDEISNDANLKKTLGLDSLDYIDMVVIIESNFGVKLGEADFKRMVTFDDFYTTIEHKIANKTA comes from the coding sequence ATGGAAAGAGAAAAAATTGTTGCTATCGTTAATGATTTTTTGATCAACGAGTTTGAGGTAGATGGTGATGAAATAAGCAATGATGCAAATCTTAAGAAGACCTTAGGATTGGATAGTCTTGATTATATTGACATGGTAGTGATCATTGAATCTAATTTCGGCGTGAAATTAGGAGAAGCAGACTTTAAAAGAATGGTCACATTTGATGACTTTTATACGACTATAGAGCATAAAATAGCCAATAAAACTGCATAA
- a CDS encoding LpxL/LpxP family acyltransferase, which translates to MNKWKGKSKGTILGYKIFVYCIRNIGIKSSYFVLYFVATYYFLFLKKSNQYIFYYFNKRLNYGFWKSKLSVFKSYFIFGKVLIDKTAISVGLRDRFTYEFDGIEHLKNLLNEKRGGVLISAHIGNFEIAEHFFADIDFDCQINLVTTDQEVTVIKQYLDSVAVKKSNIKFIYVKDDMSHIFDINAALSNNELICFTGDRYFEGSKFLETEMLGKSAKFPAGPFLIASRLGVPVMYVYVMKEKNLHYHLYARVAQVKKRDAQGLLNSYVQNLESMLYKYPLQWFNYFDFWDDID; encoded by the coding sequence ATGAACAAATGGAAAGGTAAATCTAAAGGGACAATATTAGGATATAAAATATTTGTCTACTGTATTAGAAATATCGGTATTAAAAGTTCCTATTTTGTTCTTTATTTTGTAGCGACCTATTATTTTTTATTTCTTAAAAAAAGTAATCAGTATATTTTTTATTATTTCAACAAGAGATTAAACTATGGATTCTGGAAGTCTAAACTTTCGGTATTCAAAAGTTATTTTATTTTTGGTAAAGTACTGATTGATAAAACGGCTATTTCTGTTGGATTAAGAGATCGGTTTACCTATGAATTTGATGGAATAGAACATCTTAAAAACCTTCTTAATGAAAAACGAGGAGGAGTTCTGATCAGTGCTCATATTGGTAATTTCGAAATCGCAGAACACTTTTTTGCAGATATTGATTTTGATTGCCAGATTAACCTTGTAACTACAGATCAGGAAGTTACAGTGATTAAACAATACCTTGACAGTGTTGCTGTTAAGAAAAGCAACATTAAGTTCATCTATGTAAAAGATGATATGTCCCATATTTTCGATATTAATGCAGCATTATCCAATAACGAGTTGATTTGCTTTACAGGTGACCGGTATTTTGAAGGATCAAAATTTCTTGAAACAGAGATGTTAGGAAAAAGTGCCAAATTTCCGGCAGGGCCTTTTCTGATTGCGTCAAGATTAGGTGTTCCTGTAATGTATGTGTATGTGATGAAAGAGAAAAATCTCCATTATCATTTGTATGCAAGAGTCGCACAGGTAAAAAAACGTGATGCTCAAGGGCTACTCAACTCCTATGTACAAAATCTTGAGTCTATGCTTTATAAATATCCCCTTCAATGGTTCAATTATTTTGATTTTTGGGATGATATCGATTAA